The Bradyrhizobium barranii subsp. barranii genome segment CTGGTTGGTCAGGTTGTTCGCCATCGAGTTGACGCTCTCGGTCAGATCCTTCCAGACGCCGGTCACTTCCGGCACCTGGGCCTGGCCGCCGAGCTTGCCTTCGGTGCCGACCTCGCGCGCGACGCGCGTCACCTCGGAGGTGAACACGCCGAGCTGCTTGATCATGGTGTTGACGATGGTCGCCGACTGCAGGAATTCGCCGCGCAGCGGGCGGCCGTCGACGTCCAGCTTGACGGTCTGGAGCAGGTCGCCTTGCGCCACCGCCGCGACCGCGCGCGTCACCTCGCGCGTCGGCCACAGGAGGTCGTCGATCAGCGTGTTGACGGAGCCTTCCATGTCGGCCCAGGAGCCGCTGGCGAGGCCGAACTTCACGCGCTGGCGGGTCTTGCCCTCGCGCCCTACGACCTGACCGACCAGCTCGAGCTGCTGCGCCATGCGCTGGTTGGCGGCGATGATTTCATTAAAAGTGTCGGCGATCTTGCCGTCGATGCCGAGATAGTCCCCGCTCATCCGCACCGAAAAATCACCGCTGCGCATGGCCTGCAAGGCAAGCAGCAATTCCGGCCGCGAATCCGGGTCCGACATACCGTTGGTTTTTGGCTTTGGAACGCGACGACCGGAGCGTGATGCAGTTCCGGGATCGAGGTCGCTCATACTGATTCCCCCGCGGCGTCGGCCGAATCCAAGGCGTGACGCAGTTGTCAAAATAGAGCGTCAGCCAAATTCGAAATCAAGCGCCAACGTTGCGGCGCTTGGAATTGGAACCTGCCGTGCTCAGCCCGGCCAAATTAACGGTGAGGAGTGACGATGGTTCCATCCCGTTCAGGAAAAAGCCGGCCGGCCGCTGCACCAGAGCTCAGAGCCGTCCTAGGAGAGAGGGCTGGCGCGCCCAGCGGGCGCGGGGCTGTGACTGGCGACCCTGCCGCAAGCTCCGCCACGTCACGCGCTGATTCGCTGACCACGGGGACCGCGACCAGCGGCCGGAGAGCCAGCAGCATCATCCGGAAGACAAATAGGGCTGCTATTTGTCTGCCATAGTGCGCTCCGCATCTCCCACCTGCGTGCGCAGCATCGGCAATTGCTCGCGCGCGAAGGCGGCGAGCGCAGGATTGTCGGGCGCTTTCAGATAGCGCTCGAGCAGGCTGATGGCGGATTCGTATTCGGGGATTTGCGCGGCATAGAAGCTTCTGACGTAAGTTGGTCCATCCGCATTTTCGGGCTCGACGAGGCTTGCGCTCACTGACGTCGTCTTGCCGGCGTGCGGCTCCGCACCGATCGCGTCCTGAATCTGCTTCAGGGTTTTGTCGCGCTTGCCCGCCTCCTCGGCGCGCAGGGCCGCGAGATTTTTCACCTCCGCATTGCCTTTCAGGTCGGTGCTCTCCAGCAGGCCCTGCTGGAAACGGCTGAAGCTGTAGAGGCCGGTGATGACATCGGTTGCGGTCGGCACGCGGTCGCCGGCCGTTCGCTCACCCATATTGTCGGCGAACGCCGAGGTGCTGATGAAAGCCAGGATGATCGCGACGAGAATCCTCATGCATCTCCAATGACCGATGGCGTGCGAAGTTCCCTCGCGTTACGATCCGGTAAGGGCGATTGCGGAGCGAGAGTTCCGTTCCCACATCTTCTCTATGAAACAGTCTGACATTTTCAGGGATAACGCCGACAACTGCCTTCAGCTCGCCGAGCGCGCGGAAGGGCAGCCCACCCACAAGCGTTATTTGCGCATGGCGGATGCCTGGACGGCATTGGCGAACGAGCAGGACTGGCTGGACGGTGAAATCCCGCCCGTAAAGGTCCGCGTCCTTCGAACGCAGGATGCGTAAGCGCTCTCATCTTCGTGAATCTGCATGTGAGACTGCTCACGGAATGCAAGCAACCAATCCAGGATCATCCACGAACAGTCGATCGCGTTGATTTCGATTCCAGAAGGAGGTTTTGCGATGGCTCCACGTCTGGCTCTTCTTTCGCTCATTCTCGCCTTTGGCGTCTCTGTTGCGTTCGCGACTGTGACGACGGTGCGGCAGGTGCATCTGGAGAATGCATCGGCGGCGATCCACGCCACGCATAGTTAGCGCTGCGGGCCTCGCGCGCTGGAACATTCGTTGTGCCGGCGCGTAAGCGCTTCAGGACATCTGGAGAGGCGAGAGGACATCATGGCGCATTCCGACCACGGCATCGTCAAGGACAAGCGGGCGGAAGATCAACCGCGCGACAAGCAGCGCGCGCAAACCGTGCACAAGACGGATTCGAAGGGCTCGCCGTCGCGCGAAGCGACGCGCGATCCCAAGCTCAACGACAACACCAAGACACCGGGCTCCGGCGTGATGCCGGACGATTCCGGCGACGCGCCGACCGGCTAGTTCTCGCGAGGAACGAATCCCTTCGCGACGAGTCGACGGATTGCTTCCGGCTGTCATGCCCCCGGTGCGCCGGAAGCAATCTCCAAGGACGGCCCTAGCACCCCACTGTGCCGGGGTCGTTTTTGCTTGGGAGAGACTCAATCCTCGGTGTCGCCCTCGGGCTTCGCGGGCGCGTGTCCTTCGGGACCGCGACCAAAGACACCAAACTCGCTTGATTTGATGCCTGCCGACGGGTCGATGCTCGTCTCGATACCCGCGGCTGCGAGCCCGAATTTGAGAAGCTCTCGGACCGCCGCAGCGCGCGTCGGCATGCGGTGCTTGAATCGGAAATCATCGACGGCGGCCAGCTCTTCCGGCGAGAGCATGACCTGGAGGCGCTCGGCGCGAAGGTCATTCATGGTCGATCACGCAAAGTGAGTAAGTTGAGTAGTTTGCTCAACGAACGAGTTTGGTGCGAGTTCCACAAGAGTCGGAAAAATCGCCAGATGAGTAAAAATAATCAGTAAAATCAATAAGTTATTATTGAAGCAACTCCGGCGGTGGCGCATTCTTTCGGAAGAGAGGGAGAACAGGCCATGACGGAGGAAGTCAGGTTACCCCGCAAGCTTTCCGAAGAGCCCGAGGCGCCCAAACCGGTGCGTCCGAGCCATCAGAAGGTCATCGAGCAAGTCGAGCGCTGGGCCAACAGCTCGGGGCTGCAGCCACCGAGGACGGGAGATGCGAAGACGATCTGAGCCCCACACGTTCGAACAACGTCTCAAGGCAGAGCAGCTGCGGCTCGAGCACGAACTGTCGGGCTTGCCGGATGGACAGCAGCGCGATTCTGTTATGGCGCGCATCGATCAGCTTCAGACCGCCGCCG includes the following:
- a CDS encoding DUF4142 domain-containing protein, which gives rise to MRILVAIILAFISTSAFADNMGERTAGDRVPTATDVITGLYSFSRFQQGLLESTDLKGNAEVKNLAALRAEEAGKRDKTLKQIQDAIGAEPHAGKTTSVSASLVEPENADGPTYVRSFYAAQIPEYESAISLLERYLKAPDNPALAAFAREQLPMLRTQVGDAERTMADK